One genomic segment of Vibrio quintilis includes these proteins:
- a CDS encoding toxin VasX, translated as MQAFLPLTLLPTFDKNIAGSRQKDKERTAPVRNGYLYIAYNGQIWREVAVTATDDGLPCFKDVHLLNYREGYGKPFKTNTRREATGQPLKEIWYPSRADGKRTEIRIAFSEVPWSGSRLNYLEANPDALKARMQKPDYEPMLLDELKEVRAREPELEMLLGEPKDFSQDLAGSWLSGEYEQIKSDIQAAMDDGATAVSQYKNEIANKQDKHRYDFMLRMTARNELITEGPAESPEWDQISGVGDYLADGKARKLRGIIFDDPLFELRHLTYLVRSGIGEMSVLLNDAASQKYFKSAELVQRFIIPAKWGETKNQYHKYMGNRGFDSSPGGVFRRTTRLTERMLLFTRMNELQKKLSRALDKKALAVWLKDIASMDDANAAAAYKIVGNAVSALRMELSAVDTLGIGEKGYKRKHPYSSQLVRLLENDRSHPLHEVLFPENGEVPMDEAYTAEADENDGSGLCTAAGLARWGDENLLIQPEQLEVFEMGELYAEGAGDNGEGEFATERRIAGMVNGFLKDYFDAITEIALTLSKTKTQSVSLESVYVPIMSTLKASGPTAFGQLELTEAGKVKQNYVVIGVEGGGLKNGLTEADRKLLHNVDTNKSKSVRLFDSEGKLVLTSNRKAALKAMQKQTSGGADMLGKKGAFTLIVAPADTAVVNAYNKPATKRTLADYAKSKAIADAYEKLNIPRLMVGIEVLNLMANKQYFENIIELKDIPHSAANVFSAVLDFSVALAHSANMALGAESRFAKAIAKKTFIKIPASKLVGRAFSAIGLKLTFTKLVVASFVADVLTGSIGIYEAFQLKHNNDMDAAAAMMTFGVGATFAALGNLAAEGSFLSAACPWAFVIAIVGGVLYIFLKDTPLETWLANGPFASYSPGDDYRYLDDPDAAFERLLGLLIRFDISMYALGKDTQMAPEIQEEWQQAGVTHVLWARSNLSQLFNRQRETDRLYIRQGVMEHKSRLHDTASRTEFIRTHTMQNIDNFNDTPLKTVQSEDGALYGYRHSKTIPPDRKETKVLGIPGMKRELYHYEPGFVARAQFVINDISFPLPPLDEAEPQDDPSGEPDFSNDEDQSWIHCQLPKIKEE; from the coding sequence GTGCAGGCATTTTTACCGCTGACGCTGTTGCCGACGTTTGATAAGAACATTGCAGGCAGCCGCCAGAAAGATAAAGAGCGCACGGCTCCGGTCCGAAACGGTTATCTCTATATTGCCTATAACGGCCAAATCTGGCGGGAAGTCGCAGTCACCGCGACTGACGACGGTCTGCCGTGTTTTAAAGATGTTCATTTACTGAATTACCGGGAAGGGTATGGGAAGCCCTTTAAAACCAATACCCGGCGTGAAGCGACCGGCCAGCCCCTGAAAGAGATTTGGTATCCGTCCCGTGCTGACGGGAAACGCACAGAGATCCGGATTGCATTTTCAGAAGTGCCGTGGAGTGGTTCGCGGCTGAATTATCTGGAAGCCAACCCGGATGCACTCAAAGCACGAATGCAAAAACCAGATTATGAGCCGATGCTGCTTGATGAACTGAAAGAAGTCCGGGCGCGGGAGCCGGAGCTGGAAATGCTGCTGGGAGAGCCGAAAGATTTCAGTCAGGATTTGGCGGGCAGCTGGCTGTCCGGTGAATATGAGCAGATAAAATCGGATATTCAGGCGGCGATGGATGATGGTGCCACCGCGGTCAGTCAGTATAAGAATGAAATCGCCAATAAACAGGATAAGCACCGGTATGATTTTATGTTACGGATGACTGCCCGTAATGAATTGATCACCGAAGGACCGGCAGAATCACCAGAGTGGGATCAGATCAGTGGTGTTGGAGATTATCTGGCTGATGGCAAAGCGCGGAAATTACGCGGAATAATATTTGATGACCCGCTGTTTGAACTGCGACACCTGACTTATCTCGTCAGGTCCGGGATTGGTGAAATGAGTGTGCTGCTCAATGATGCCGCCTCTCAGAAATACTTTAAATCGGCTGAACTGGTGCAGCGCTTTATCATCCCGGCCAAGTGGGGAGAGACGAAAAATCAGTACCATAAATATATGGGCAACAGAGGATTTGACAGCAGTCCGGGTGGCGTCTTCCGCCGGACAACCCGGCTGACTGAGCGGATGCTGTTGTTTACCCGGATGAATGAGTTGCAGAAAAAACTTTCCCGTGCACTGGATAAGAAAGCGCTGGCGGTATGGCTGAAAGATATTGCATCCATGGATGACGCCAATGCCGCAGCGGCTTATAAGATTGTCGGCAATGCAGTGAGCGCATTGCGGATGGAACTGAGCGCCGTGGATACACTGGGCATTGGTGAAAAGGGCTACAAACGCAAACATCCGTATTCTTCTCAGCTGGTTCGCCTGCTGGAGAACGATCGCAGCCACCCGTTGCATGAAGTCTTGTTTCCGGAAAATGGCGAAGTGCCGATGGATGAAGCCTATACGGCTGAAGCGGATGAGAACGATGGTTCCGGTTTGTGTACAGCCGCAGGACTGGCCCGCTGGGGGGATGAAAACCTGCTGATTCAGCCAGAGCAGCTGGAAGTATTTGAAATGGGTGAGCTTTACGCTGAAGGTGCCGGAGATAACGGAGAGGGTGAATTTGCCACCGAGCGCCGGATTGCCGGGATGGTCAATGGATTTCTGAAGGATTATTTTGATGCCATCACGGAAATTGCACTGACCCTGAGTAAAACGAAGACTCAGAGTGTGTCGCTGGAAAGCGTCTATGTCCCCATCATGTCAACTCTGAAAGCCAGTGGGCCGACCGCTTTTGGTCAGCTTGAGCTGACAGAGGCCGGGAAGGTGAAACAGAATTATGTCGTGATTGGTGTTGAAGGCGGCGGCCTGAAAAACGGTCTGACAGAAGCCGATCGCAAGCTGTTACACAATGTTGATACCAATAAGAGCAAGTCTGTACGCCTGTTTGATTCTGAAGGCAAACTGGTACTGACCTCAAACCGCAAAGCAGCGCTGAAAGCCATGCAGAAGCAGACCTCCGGGGGTGCTGATATGCTGGGTAAAAAAGGTGCCTTTACCCTGATAGTCGCCCCGGCTGACACCGCAGTGGTGAACGCTTACAATAAACCCGCCACCAAACGCACGCTGGCGGATTATGCTAAAAGTAAGGCGATTGCAGATGCTTATGAGAAGCTGAATATTCCCCGCCTGATGGTCGGGATTGAAGTGTTGAATCTGATGGCGAATAAACAGTATTTTGAAAATATTATTGAATTAAAAGATATTCCGCATTCAGCGGCGAATGTATTCAGTGCTGTTTTGGATTTTTCTGTAGCGTTGGCGCATAGTGCCAATATGGCGTTAGGTGCTGAATCCCGCTTTGCCAAAGCAATTGCAAAAAAGACATTTATTAAAATTCCCGCCTCTAAACTGGTGGGGAGAGCCTTTTCTGCGATTGGTTTAAAATTGACATTCACTAAGTTAGTTGTAGCCAGTTTTGTTGCTGATGTTCTGACCGGATCGATCGGCATTTATGAAGCTTTCCAGCTTAAGCATAACAATGATATGGATGCAGCAGCGGCCATGATGACCTTTGGGGTGGGAGCGACTTTTGCTGCCCTTGGTAATCTGGCGGCAGAAGGCAGCTTTCTATCTGCGGCTTGCCCATGGGCCTTTGTGATTGCGATTGTTGGTGGGGTGCTTTATATCTTCCTCAAAGATACCCCGCTGGAAACCTGGCTGGCCAATGGTCCGTTTGCCTCATATTCACCGGGTGATGATTACCGGTATTTAGACGATCCGGATGCGGCCTTTGAGCGCCTGCTGGGGCTGTTGATCCGCTTTGATATCAGTATGTATGCTTTGGGCAAAGACACTCAAATGGCTCCGGAAATTCAGGAGGAATGGCAACAGGCCGGTGTGACCCATGTGCTGTGGGCGCGCTCGAACTTATCGCAACTGTTCAACCGGCAGAGAGAGACCGACCGTCTGTATATTCGTCAGGGAGTCATGGAACATAAAAGCCGCTTGCATGATACTGCGAGCCGTACAGAATTTATCAGAACACACACGATGCAAAATATCGATAACTTTAATGATACGCCGCTGAAAACCGTGCAATCAGAAGATGGTGCGCTGTATGGTTACCGGCACAGCAAAACGATTCCACCAGACCGGAAAGAGACCAAAGTACTTGGTATACCAGGAATGAAACGGGAGTTGTATCACTATGAGCCGGGGTTTGTTGCCCGGGCGCAGTTTGTGATCAATGATATATCCTTTCCTCTGCCCCCACTGGATGAAGCAGAACCTCAGGATGACCCGTCCGGGGAGCCGGATTTTAGTAATGATGAGGATCAGAGCTGGATCCACTGTCAGTTGCCTAAGATTAAAGAGGAATAA
- a CDS encoding toxin VasX, translating into MRIDNGNGPACDGKLFLIEVTGLSHDTTQDFLFYSLDNMQEQEYLGKKKENKPFHVHTRDEASLWDLIPFGDDIKRLMPLEDKKETDKELKDATIYSWDWKDEKENRNVWLKVEGEDGPIRLPLFSNVTHTKRQDKHQNYQVQAFLPLTLLPTFDKNIAGSRQKDKERTAPVRNGYLYIAYNGQIWREVAVTATDDGLPCFKDVHLLNYREGYGKPFKTNTRREATGQPLKEIWYPSRADGKRTEIRIAFSEVPWSGSRLNYLEANPDALKARMQKPDYEPMLLDELKEVRAREPELEMLLGEPKDFSQDLAGSWLSGEYEQIKSDIQAAMDDGATAVSQYKNEITNKQDKHRYDFMLRMTARNELITEGPAESPEWDQISGVGDYLADGKARKLRGIIFDDPLFELRHLTYLVRSGIGEMSVLLNDAASQKYFKSAELVQRFIIPAKWGETKNQYHKYMGNRGFDSSPGGVFRRTTRLTERMLLFTRMNELQKKLSRALDKKALAVWLKDIASMDDANAAAAYKIVGNAVSALRMELSAVDTLGIGEKGYKRNHPYSSQLVRLLENDRSHPLHEVLFPENGEVPMDEAYTAEADENDGSGLCTAAGLARWGDENLLIQPEQLEVFEMGELYAEGAGDNGEGEFATQRRIAGMVNGFLKDYFDAITEIALTLSKTKTQSVSLESVYVPIMSTLKASGPTAFGQLELTEAGKVKQNYVVIGVEGGGLKNGLTEADRKLLHNVDTNKSKSVRLFDSEGKLVLTSNRKAALKAMQKQTSGGADMLGKKGAFTLIVAPADTAVVKAYNKPATKRTLADYAKSKAIADAYEKLNIPRLMVGIEVLNMMANKQYFENLLNGKDIVHSAANVLSALLDFSVALAHSANMALGAESHFAKAIAKKTFIKISASKLAGRAFSAIGLKLTFTKLVVVSFVADVLTGSIGIYEAFQLKHNNDMDAAAAMMTFGVGATFAALGNLAAEGSFLSAACPWAFVIAIVGGVLYIFLKDTPLETWLANGPFASYSPGDDYRYLDDPDAAFERLLGLLVRFDISMYALGKDTQMAPEIQEEWQQAGVTHVLWARSNLSQLFNRQKETDRLYVRQGVMEHKSRLHDTASRTEFVRTHTMQNIDSFNDTPLKTVQSDDGTLYGYRHSKTIPSDRKETKVLGIPGMKLELYHYEPGFVARAQFVINDISFPLPPLDEAEPQGDPAGEPGFSDDGDQSWIHSQLPKIKEE; encoded by the coding sequence CAGGATTTTCTGTTTTACAGCCTGGATAACATGCAGGAGCAGGAATATCTCGGCAAGAAAAAAGAGAATAAACCCTTTCATGTTCACACCCGTGATGAAGCCAGTCTGTGGGATCTGATTCCTTTCGGGGATGACATCAAACGTCTGATGCCGCTGGAAGACAAGAAAGAGACGGATAAAGAATTAAAAGACGCAACGATTTACAGCTGGGACTGGAAGGACGAAAAAGAAAACCGTAATGTCTGGCTGAAGGTCGAAGGGGAAGACGGCCCGATTCGCCTGCCACTGTTCAGTAATGTAACCCATACCAAGCGGCAGGACAAACATCAGAATTATCAGGTGCAGGCATTTTTACCGCTGACGCTGTTGCCGACGTTTGATAAGAACATTGCAGGCAGCCGCCAGAAAGATAAAGAGCGCACGGCTCCGGTCCGAAACGGTTATCTCTATATTGCCTATAACGGCCAAATCTGGCGGGAAGTCGCAGTCACCGCGACTGACGACGGTCTGCCGTGTTTTAAAGATGTTCATTTACTGAATTACCGGGAAGGGTATGGGAAGCCCTTTAAAACCAATACCCGGCGTGAAGCGACCGGCCAGCCCCTGAAAGAGATTTGGTATCCGTCCCGTGCTGACGGGAAACGCACAGAGATCCGGATTGCATTTTCAGAAGTGCCGTGGAGTGGTTCGCGGCTGAATTATCTGGAAGCCAACCCGGATGCACTCAAAGCCCGGATGCAAAAACCAGATTATGAGCCGATGCTGCTTGATGAACTGAAAGAAGTCCGCGCGCGGGAGCCGGAGCTGGAAATGCTGCTGGGAGAGCCGAAAGATTTCAGTCAGGATTTGGCGGGCAGCTGGCTGTCCGGTGAATATGAGCAGATAAAATCGGATATTCAGGCGGCGATGGATGATGGCGCCACCGCGGTCAGTCAGTATAAGAATGAAATCACCAATAAACAGGATAAGCACCGGTATGATTTTATGTTACGGATGACTGCCCGTAATGAATTGATCACCGAAGGACCGGCAGAATCACCAGAGTGGGATCAGATCAGTGGTGTTGGAGATTATCTGGCTGATGGCAAAGCGCGGAAATTACGCGGAATAATATTTGATGACCCGCTGTTTGAACTGCGACACCTGACTTATCTCGTCAGGTCCGGGATTGGTGAAATGAGTGTGCTGCTCAATGATGCCGCCTCTCAGAAATACTTTAAATCGGCTGAACTGGTGCAGCGCTTTATCATCCCGGCCAAGTGGGGAGAGACGAAAAATCAGTACCATAAATATATGGGCAACAGAGGATTTGACAGCAGTCCGGGTGGCGTCTTCCGCCGGACAACCCGGCTGACCGAGCGGATGCTGTTGTTTACCCGGATGAATGAGTTGCAGAAAAAACTTTCCCGTGCACTGGATAAGAAAGCGCTGGCGGTATGGCTGAAAGATATTGCATCCATGGATGACGCCAATGCCGCAGCGGCTTATAAGATTGTCGGCAATGCAGTGAGCGCATTGCGGATGGAACTGAGCGCCGTGGACACACTGGGTATTGGTGAAAAGGGCTACAAACGCAATCATCCGTATTCTTCTCAGCTGGTTCGCCTGCTGGAGAACGATCGCAGCCACCCGTTGCATGAAGTCTTGTTTCCGGAAAATGGCGAAGTGCCGATGGATGAAGCCTATACGGCTGAAGCGGATGAGAACGATGGTTCCGGTTTGTGTACAGCCGCAGGACTGGCCCGCTGGGGGGATGAAAACCTGCTGATTCAGCCAGAGCAGCTGGAAGTATTTGAAATGGGTGAGCTTTACGCTGAAGGTGCCGGAGATAACGGAGAGGGTGAATTTGCCACCCAGCGCCGGATTGCCGGGATGGTCAATGGATTTCTGAAGGATTATTTTGATGCCATCACGGAAATTGCGCTGACCCTGAGTAAAACGAAGACTCAGAGTGTTTCGCTGGAAAGCGTCTATGTTCCCATCATGTCAACTCTGAAAGCCAGTGGGCCGACTGCTTTTGGTCAGCTTGAGCTGACAGAGGCCGGGAAGGTGAAACAGAATTATGTCGTGATTGGTGTTGAAGGCGGCGGCCTGAAAAACGGCCTGACAGAAGCCGATCGCAAGCTGTTACACAATGTTGATACCAATAAGAGCAAGTCTGTACGCCTGTTTGATTCTGAAGGCAAACTGGTACTGACCTCAAACCGCAAAGCAGCGCTGAAAGCCATGCAGAAGCAGACCTCCGGGGGTGCTGATATGCTGGGTAAAAAGGGTGCCTTTACCCTGATAGTCGCCCCGGCTGACACCGCAGTGGTGAAAGCTTACAATAAACCCGCCACCAAACGCACGCTGGCGGATTATGCTAAAAGTAAGGCGATTGCAGATGCTTATGAGAAGCTGAATATTCCTCGTTTAATGGTCGGAATTGAAGTGTTAAACATGATGGCCAATAAACAGTATTTTGAAAACCTCTTGAATGGAAAAGATATTGTTCATAGTGCAGCTAATGTATTGAGTGCACTATTGGATTTTTCTGTCGCGCTGGCGCATAGTGCCAATATGGCGTTGGGTGCTGAATCTCACTTTGCCAAAGCAATTGCAAAAAAAACATTTATTAAAATTTCCGCCTCTAAACTGGCGGGGAGAGCCTTCTCTGCGATTGGTTTAAAATTGACATTCACTAAGTTAGTTGTAGTCAGTTTTGTTGCTGATGTTCTGACCGGATCGATCGGCATTTATGAAGCTTTCCAGCTTAAGCATAACAATGATATGGATGCAGCCGCGGCCATGATGACCTTTGGGGTGGGAGCGACTTTTGCTGCCCTTGGTAATCTGGCGGCAGAAGGCAGCTTTTTATCTGCGGCTTGCCCATGGGCCTTTGTGATTGCGATTGTTGGTGGAGTGCTTTATATCTTCCTCAAAGATACCCCGCTGGAGACCTGGTTGGCCAATGGCCCGTTTGCCTCATATTCACCGGGTGATGATTACCGGTATTTAGACGATCCGGATGCGGCCTTTGAGCGTCTGCTGGGGCTGTTGGTCCGCTTTGATATCAGTATGTATGCTTTGGGCAAAGACACTCAAATGGCTCCGGAAATTCAGGAGGAATGGCAACAGGCCGGTGTGACCCATGTGCTGTGGGCGCGCTCGAACTTATCACAACTGTTCAACCGGCAGAAAGAGACCGACCGTCTGTATGTTCGTCAGGGAGTCATGGAACATAAAAGCCGCTTGCATGATACTGCCAGCCGCACGGAGTTTGTCAGAACACACACGATGCAAAATATCGATAGTTTCAATGATACGCCGCTGAAAACCGTGCAATCAGATGATGGTACGCTGTATGGTTACCGGCACAGCAAAACGATTCCGTCAGACCGGAAAGAGACCAAAGTACTTGGTATACCGGGAATGAAACTGGAGTTGTATCACTATGAGCCGGGGTTTGTTGCCCGTGCACAGTTTGTGATCAATGATATATCCTTTCCTCTACCCCCACTGGATGAAGCAGAACCACAGGGTGACCCGGCCGGGGAACCAGGTTTCAGTGATGATGGGGATCAGAGTTGGATCCACAGTCAGTTGCCTAAGATTAAAGAGGAGTAA